In Rhizobium sp. ZPR4, a genomic segment contains:
- a CDS encoding TetR/AcrR family transcriptional regulator → MLTKERTAKADQVAKRRPRGRPKTVNDDARRAEIVAEARATFYELGYGGTTMDLVAARCRISKQTLYRLFPSKTDLFTAIIAEHRASMLALPRPADENLPFDKALELIFMIDIDEDQERERDAFIHLAISESQQSPEIATLMHTYGARQSQRMLADWLIEQQRRGLIEIADPASGARMLMSMIFDAMISRPGHPKDWTDRETRLRHVRHCIAIFTAGVQPRKAGR, encoded by the coding sequence GTGCTGACAAAGGAACGAACAGCCAAGGCCGATCAGGTCGCCAAGCGCCGCCCTCGCGGTCGTCCGAAGACTGTGAACGACGATGCGCGCCGCGCGGAGATCGTTGCGGAGGCGCGCGCGACCTTCTACGAGCTGGGTTACGGCGGCACAACTATGGATCTGGTTGCTGCCCGATGCCGGATTTCTAAGCAGACCCTCTACAGGTTGTTTCCAAGCAAGACCGATCTCTTCACAGCCATTATTGCCGAGCATCGTGCATCCATGCTGGCCTTGCCGCGGCCTGCGGATGAGAATTTGCCGTTCGACAAGGCGCTCGAGCTGATATTCATGATCGACATCGATGAAGACCAGGAGCGCGAACGGGACGCCTTCATTCACCTTGCCATCAGCGAATCGCAGCAATCTCCGGAGATCGCGACGCTGATGCACACTTATGGCGCCAGACAATCACAGCGGATGCTGGCGGATTGGCTTATCGAACAGCAGCGGCGTGGCCTGATCGAAATTGCTGATCCGGCAAGCGGCGCGCGCATGTTGATGAGCATGATCTTCGATGCGATGATTTCGAGGCCGGGCCATCCGAAGGATTGGACGGACCGCGAAACGCGGTTGCGCCATGTGCGCCATTGCATCGCGATTTTTACCGCGGGCGTCCAGCCGCGCAAAGCCGGTCGCTGA
- a CDS encoding ABC transporter substrate-binding protein, translating to MRASSILRYSAAFSIAVAAAGFAATAARAADKISIMVGGYEKQIYLPAKLAEGLGYFKDEGLNVELLNEPAGVDAENEMLAGAVQGVVGFYDHCIDLQGKGKFVESVVQFSQAPGEVELVSAKHPEIKSPADFKGKSLGVTGLGSSTNFLTQYLAVKAGLKLGEFTSVPVGAGQTFIAAMQQDAIQAGMTTEPTVSRLLKTGEAKVLIDMRTMDGTRAVLGGTYPAASLYMQESWVKDHKEEVQKLANAFVKTLHFINTHSAAEIADKMPKDFYVGDKDGYVKALENGKAMFTPDGVMPEDGPKTVLAVLSEFSKNVQGKTIDLSKTYTTEFVKNTK from the coding sequence ATGCGTGCATCCAGCATTCTCAGATATTCCGCGGCTTTTTCCATTGCGGTAGCCGCCGCCGGTTTTGCGGCAACGGCGGCACGGGCGGCCGACAAGATTTCCATCATGGTGGGCGGTTACGAAAAGCAGATCTATCTGCCGGCCAAGCTTGCCGAAGGGCTCGGCTATTTCAAAGACGAGGGTCTGAACGTCGAGCTTCTCAATGAGCCCGCCGGCGTCGATGCCGAGAACGAAATGCTCGCAGGTGCCGTCCAGGGTGTCGTCGGATTCTATGACCATTGCATCGATCTTCAGGGCAAGGGCAAGTTCGTCGAATCCGTCGTGCAGTTCAGCCAGGCGCCCGGCGAGGTCGAGTTGGTGTCGGCCAAGCATCCGGAAATCAAGTCACCAGCCGATTTCAAGGGCAAGAGCCTCGGCGTCACCGGCCTCGGATCTTCGACCAACTTCCTGACGCAATATCTGGCCGTCAAGGCCGGCCTGAAGCTCGGGGAATTCACCTCCGTGCCGGTCGGTGCCGGTCAGACTTTCATTGCCGCCATGCAACAGGATGCCATCCAGGCCGGCATGACGACGGAGCCGACGGTCTCGCGTCTCTTGAAAACGGGGGAAGCCAAGGTTCTCATCGACATGCGCACGATGGACGGAACGAGGGCTGTGCTCGGTGGAACCTATCCGGCTGCGTCCCTCTACATGCAAGAGTCGTGGGTCAAGGATCACAAGGAGGAGGTGCAGAAGCTTGCGAATGCCTTCGTCAAGACGCTGCATTTCATCAATACCCACTCGGCCGCCGAGATCGCCGACAAGATGCCGAAAGACTTCTATGTCGGTGATAAGGACGGCTATGTGAAGGCGCTCGAAAACGGCAAGGCCATGTTCACCCCCGATGGCGTCATGCCCGAAGATGGTCCGAAAACCGTTCTTGCCGTTCTCTCCGAGTTTTCAAAGAACGTGCAGGGCAAGACGATCGACCTGTCGAAGACCTATACGACCGAATTCGTCAAGAACACCAAATAG
- a CDS encoding ABC transporter ATP-binding protein, whose protein sequence is MQQDERRTPAIELINVSRRFVSPTGKSLTALRDFNMTVERGEFVAVVGPTGCGKSTTLNLVTGLAKPSAGEVRLMGGPVNGIDPRVGFAFQTDALFPWKNVIENVMAGPLFRGKSKAEAEKMAKDWLARVGLSKFLHHYPHQLSGGMRKRVSLAQTFINEPEILLMDEPFSALDVQTRTVMHEELLKLWAERQASVVFVTHDLEEAVALADKVYVLTAGPATVKSVYTIDLPRPRVVSEIRYEQNFIDYCKTIWDDLREEVETSYRRAAEAA, encoded by the coding sequence ATGCAACAGGATGAACGCCGCACCCCGGCGATCGAGCTCATCAATGTCAGCCGCCGTTTCGTATCGCCGACCGGCAAGTCGTTGACCGCACTGCGCGATTTCAACATGACGGTCGAGCGCGGCGAATTCGTCGCCGTTGTGGGCCCCACGGGCTGCGGCAAGTCGACGACGCTCAATCTCGTTACCGGCCTTGCCAAGCCGAGCGCCGGCGAAGTCCGCCTGATGGGCGGCCCGGTCAACGGCATTGATCCGCGCGTCGGCTTCGCCTTCCAGACGGATGCGCTCTTTCCCTGGAAGAACGTCATCGAAAACGTCATGGCCGGTCCGCTGTTTCGCGGCAAGTCCAAGGCCGAGGCCGAAAAGATGGCCAAGGACTGGCTCGCCCGCGTCGGCCTTTCGAAGTTCCTGCATCACTATCCGCATCAGCTCTCGGGCGGCATGCGCAAGCGCGTCTCGCTGGCGCAGACCTTCATCAACGAGCCGGAAATCCTGTTGATGGACGAGCCCTTCTCGGCGCTCGACGTGCAGACCCGCACGGTCATGCATGAAGAGCTCCTGAAGCTCTGGGCCGAACGCCAGGCGTCCGTCGTCTTCGTGACGCACGATCTCGAAGAAGCAGTGGCGCTTGCCGACAAGGTCTATGTGCTGACGGCCGGTCCGGCGACGGTGAAATCGGTCTACACGATCGACCTGCCGCGCCCGCGCGTCGTCTCCGAGATCCGCTACGAGCAGAACTTCATTGATTATTGCAAGACGATCTGGGACGACCTTCGTGAAGAGGTCGAGACCAGCTATCGCCGTGCCGCGGAAGCGGCATAA
- a CDS encoding ABC transporter substrate-binding protein → MRPSRTFFHTVALSLVMTAASFAATAANAADKISIMVGGYEKQIYLPAKLAESLGYFKDEGLDVELLNESAGVDAENQLLAGAVQGVVGFYDHCVDLQAKGKFIKSVVQFSQAPGEVELVSAKYPDIKSFADLKGKRAGVTGLGSSTNFLTLYMASKAGLSPADITPVPVGAGQTFIAAMQQDAIQVGMTTEPTISRLLKTGEAKILVDLRTLKGTEAALGGTYPAASLYMDAAWVDAHKEEVQKLANAFVKTLRFINTHSAAEIADKMPKDFYVGDKDGYIKALDAGKEMFTADGVMPEDGPKTVLAVLSQFSKNVKGKTIDLSKTYTTEFVKNVK, encoded by the coding sequence ATGCGTCCATCGCGCACCTTTTTTCATACCGTAGCCCTTTCCCTCGTCATGACTGCAGCTTCCTTTGCTGCCACGGCCGCCAATGCTGCCGACAAGATTTCCATTATGGTGGGCGGCTACGAAAAGCAGATCTATCTGCCGGCCAAGCTCGCAGAATCCCTCGGTTACTTCAAGGATGAAGGCCTCGACGTCGAGCTTCTCAACGAATCCGCCGGTGTCGATGCTGAAAACCAGCTGCTCGCCGGTGCCGTTCAGGGCGTCGTCGGCTTCTACGACCACTGTGTCGACCTGCAGGCCAAGGGCAAGTTCATCAAGTCCGTCGTGCAGTTCAGCCAGGCTCCGGGTGAAGTCGAGCTGGTTTCGGCCAAGTATCCCGATATCAAGTCGTTCGCCGACCTCAAGGGCAAGCGCGCCGGCGTCACCGGCCTCGGCTCGTCGACCAACTTCCTGACGCTCTACATGGCGTCGAAGGCTGGTCTCTCTCCGGCCGATATCACGCCCGTTCCGGTCGGCGCCGGCCAGACCTTCATCGCCGCCATGCAGCAGGACGCCATCCAGGTGGGCATGACCACCGAGCCGACGATCTCGCGTCTGCTCAAGACGGGCGAAGCCAAGATCCTCGTCGATCTGCGCACGCTGAAGGGCACCGAAGCAGCGCTCGGCGGTACCTATCCGGCCGCATCGCTCTATATGGATGCCGCATGGGTCGACGCACATAAGGAAGAGGTGCAGAAGCTTGCGAACGCTTTCGTCAAGACGCTGCGCTTCATCAACACGCATTCTGCCGCTGAAATTGCCGACAAGATGCCGAAGGACTTCTACGTCGGCGACAAGGACGGCTATATCAAGGCTCTCGACGCCGGCAAGGAAATGTTCACGGCCGACGGCGTGATGCCGGAAGATGGTCCGAAGACCGTGCTCGCCGTGCTCTCGCAGTTCTCCAAGAACGTCAAGGGCAAGACGATCGACCTGTCGAAGACCTACACGACGGAATTCGTGAAGAACGTCAAGTAA
- a CDS encoding efflux RND transporter permease subunit, with product MSRFFIDRPIFAWVIAIVIMLAGALSIFTLSISQYPQIAPTTVSISATYSGADAATVENSVTKVIEQGMTGIDNLDYMTSTSTSTGQASISLTFNNKADSDVAQMQVQNKLQLVTAQLPTTVQTSGIVVSKSTSNFLMVVGFVSKDGKLNSNDLADYVSSTLNDTLKRIEGVGNTQIFGSGYAMRIWVDPDKLAKYQLMVSDVTTAIQAQNSQVSAGQLGALPQRKGQQLNATVTAKSRLQTPEQFENIILKSQSNGSLVRLNDVATVELGAESYTTSSTYNGHPSAGLAVMLASGANAINTAEAVRTAINNLSQTLPPNVEVVYPYDTTPFVKLSIEDVVKTLFEAIVLVFIVMFVFLQNIRATLIPTLAVPVVLLGTFGVLALFGYSINTLTMFGMVLAIGLLVDDAIVVVENVERVMEEEGLSPREATIKSMQEITGALIGIATVLSAVFIPMAFFSGSVGIIYRQFSVTIVSAMVLSVIVALILTPALCATILRKPKHGAKEKGAFGWFNRNFERATHRYQRGVHGMIRLSIVFLLIFVVIGGGVAYLFNRLPSSFLPDEDQGILLTAIQLPPGATDSRTWTVLNQVKDYYLNNEKDYVEGAFAVAGFGFSGQGQNVGIVFVRLKDFDQRKTPQSKAQAIAGRAMGAFSKIKDGSVFALAPPAIPGFGSSSGFDFFIKDINGAGHAALIQARNQLLGAAAKNPKLFGTRPNGQEDTPQYSVNIDQEKASALNITLSDIDTTLSTAWGGTYVNDFIDRGRVKKVYVQADKDFRMQPEDFGRWYVRNSGGDMVPFSAFSNGEWTYGSPRLERYNGSSAVEIQGSAAPGVSSGDAMNEIDRIMATLPPGFSHEWTSLSAQEKLSGNQASQLYAISILVVFLALAALYESWSIPLAVMLSVPIGIFGALLAATLFGQSNDVYFKVGLLTTIGLAAKNAILIVEFAIEQQNQGKNLIDATLVAARQRLRPILMTSLAFILGVLPLAIANGAGSGSQNSIGIGVMGGMISATVLGVFFIPLLFVSVRRIFKGRVGPVTTQETPAPDSGTTH from the coding sequence ATGTCTCGTTTCTTCATTGACCGGCCGATCTTTGCCTGGGTTATCGCCATCGTCATCATGCTGGCGGGTGCGCTGTCGATCTTCACCCTGTCGATCTCGCAATATCCGCAGATCGCACCGACAACGGTGAGCATTTCCGCGACCTATTCGGGCGCAGACGCCGCAACCGTCGAAAACTCGGTGACCAAGGTCATCGAGCAGGGCATGACCGGCATCGATAATCTTGACTACATGACCTCGACGTCGACCTCGACCGGCCAGGCATCGATCTCGCTGACCTTTAACAACAAGGCGGATTCGGACGTTGCGCAGATGCAGGTGCAGAACAAGCTGCAGCTCGTCACCGCGCAATTGCCGACGACGGTCCAGACAAGCGGTATCGTCGTTTCCAAATCGACTTCGAACTTCCTCATGGTCGTCGGTTTCGTATCGAAGGACGGCAAGCTCAATTCAAACGACCTCGCCGACTACGTTTCGAGCACGCTCAACGATACGCTGAAACGTATCGAAGGCGTTGGCAACACGCAGATTTTCGGCTCCGGATACGCCATGCGCATCTGGGTCGATCCCGACAAACTCGCCAAGTATCAGCTGATGGTGAGCGACGTCACCACCGCGATCCAGGCACAGAATTCACAGGTTTCGGCCGGTCAGCTCGGTGCCCTGCCGCAACGCAAGGGTCAACAGCTGAACGCGACGGTAACCGCCAAAAGCCGCCTGCAGACGCCTGAGCAATTCGAAAACATCATCCTGAAGAGCCAGTCCAACGGCTCGCTCGTCCGTCTCAACGATGTCGCCACCGTCGAGCTCGGAGCGGAAAGCTACACGACGTCGAGCACCTATAACGGTCATCCTTCGGCCGGTCTTGCCGTCATGCTCGCCTCCGGCGCGAATGCCATCAACACGGCGGAAGCGGTCAGAACGGCCATCAACAATCTGAGCCAGACCCTGCCGCCGAACGTCGAAGTGGTCTATCCCTACGATACGACGCCCTTCGTGAAGCTGTCGATCGAGGACGTGGTCAAGACGCTGTTCGAAGCCATCGTGCTCGTCTTCATCGTCATGTTCGTCTTCCTGCAGAACATCCGCGCCACGCTGATCCCGACGCTCGCCGTCCCGGTCGTCCTGCTCGGCACCTTCGGCGTGCTGGCGCTCTTCGGATACTCGATCAATACATTGACCATGTTCGGCATGGTGCTCGCCATCGGCCTGTTGGTCGATGACGCCATCGTCGTCGTCGAGAACGTCGAACGCGTCATGGAGGAAGAGGGATTGTCGCCGCGCGAGGCGACGATCAAGTCGATGCAGGAAATCACCGGCGCGCTGATCGGCATCGCCACGGTCTTGTCGGCCGTGTTCATTCCGATGGCCTTCTTCTCCGGTTCGGTCGGCATCATCTACCGCCAGTTCTCGGTGACGATCGTCTCGGCCATGGTGTTGTCGGTCATCGTCGCTCTGATCCTGACCCCAGCCCTTTGCGCCACTATTCTCAGAAAGCCCAAGCATGGGGCGAAGGAAAAGGGCGCCTTCGGCTGGTTCAACCGCAACTTCGAGCGGGCGACGCATCGCTACCAGCGCGGCGTGCACGGCATGATCCGCCTGAGCATCGTCTTCCTGCTCATCTTCGTCGTCATCGGCGGCGGCGTTGCCTACCTCTTCAATCGTCTTCCGAGTTCCTTCTTGCCGGATGAAGACCAGGGCATCCTTCTGACGGCGATCCAGCTACCCCCGGGTGCGACGGATTCCCGAACCTGGACCGTGCTTAACCAGGTCAAGGACTACTATCTCAACAACGAGAAGGATTATGTCGAAGGTGCGTTTGCCGTCGCAGGTTTCGGCTTCAGCGGCCAGGGCCAGAACGTCGGTATTGTCTTCGTCCGATTGAAGGACTTCGATCAGCGCAAGACGCCGCAGTCGAAGGCTCAGGCCATTGCCGGCCGTGCGATGGGCGCCTTCTCGAAGATCAAGGACGGCAGCGTCTTCGCACTGGCTCCGCCGGCAATCCCCGGCTTCGGCAGCTCGAGCGGTTTCGACTTCTTCATCAAGGATATCAATGGCGCCGGCCATGCCGCACTCATCCAGGCGCGCAACCAGTTGCTCGGCGCCGCCGCCAAGAATCCGAAGCTCTTCGGCACCCGTCCGAATGGACAGGAAGATACGCCGCAATATTCTGTCAACATCGATCAGGAAAAGGCGAGCGCGCTCAATATCACGCTCTCTGACATCGACACGACGCTATCGACGGCGTGGGGCGGCACCTACGTCAACGACTTCATCGACCGCGGCCGCGTCAAGAAGGTTTACGTGCAGGCGGATAAGGACTTCCGCATGCAGCCGGAGGACTTCGGCCGCTGGTATGTGCGTAACTCCGGTGGCGACATGGTGCCGTTCTCGGCCTTCTCGAACGGCGAATGGACCTATGGTTCGCCGCGTCTGGAACGCTATAACGGCTCGTCGGCCGTCGAAATCCAGGGCTCGGCCGCACCGGGGGTCTCCTCGGGTGATGCCATGAACGAGATCGACAGGATCATGGCGACCCTGCCGCCCGGCTTCAGCCATGAGTGGACCAGCCTGTCGGCCCAGGAAAAGCTCTCCGGCAATCAGGCAAGCCAGCTCTATGCGATCTCGATCCTCGTCGTCTTCCTGGCGCTCGCCGCCCTTTATGAAAGCTGGTCGATCCCACTCGCCGTCATGCTGTCGGTGCCGATCGGCATCTTCGGCGCGCTCTTGGCCGCGACCCTGTTTGGCCAGTCGAACGACGTCTATTTCAAGGTCGGTCTGCTGACGACCATCGGCCTGGCGGCCAAGAACGCCATCCTGATCGTCGAATTCGCCATCGAACAGCAGAACCAGGGTAAGAACCTGATCGACGCGACGCTGGTGGCGGCCCGTCAGCGCCTGCGGCCGATCCTGATGACCTCGCTTGCCTTCATCCTCGGCGTGCTGCCGCTGGCGATCGCCAATGGGGCCGGCTCCGGCAGCCAGAACTCGATCGGCATCGGCGTCATGGGCGGTATGATCTCGGCGACCGTCCTCGGCGTCTTCTTCATCCCGCTGCTCTTCGTCTCCGTCCGCCGTATCTTCAAAGGCAGGGTCGGCCCGGTGACGACGCAGGAGACGCCAGCGCCCGATAGCGGCACCACGCACTAA
- a CDS encoding helix-turn-helix transcriptional regulator → MSAKVPNPIDAYVGSRVRTRRLMLGMSQERLAEQIGVTFQQVQKYEKGTNRIGASRLQAIASVLAVPVAFFFQQDNSQPLNTDGLGAINGLEDLSDFLTSKEGLSLNKAFMKINDPSVRQSVLTLIKSLANTSDVLPDHLPRASNVSVGLRN, encoded by the coding sequence GTGAGTGCAAAAGTACCGAACCCGATCGATGCCTATGTAGGCTCTCGCGTGCGCACGCGCCGTCTTATGCTTGGCATGAGCCAGGAGCGGCTTGCCGAACAGATCGGCGTGACGTTTCAGCAGGTACAAAAATACGAAAAGGGCACCAATCGTATCGGCGCAAGCCGGCTGCAGGCCATCGCCAGCGTGCTCGCCGTACCGGTTGCCTTCTTCTTCCAGCAGGACAATTCGCAGCCGCTGAACACCGATGGCCTCGGCGCAATCAACGGCCTTGAGGATCTGTCGGATTTCCTGACGTCCAAAGAAGGCCTGAGCCTCAACAAGGCGTTCATGAAGATCAACGATCCGAGCGTTCGCCAGTCGGTGCTGACGCTGATCAAATCGCTGGCAAATACTTCCGACGTATTGCCGGATCACCTTCCGCGCGCATCAAACGTATCGGTCGGCCTGCGCAACTAG
- a CDS encoding efflux RND transporter periplasmic adaptor subunit yields MLLASCNQQNSAQNTTPVVKTEVSAMALHPQSVAITAELPGRTSAYLVAEVRPQVGGIIRSRNFKEGSEVNAGDVLYEIDPASFQASYDSATAALQKAEGAVPSAQSKVDRYKSLTAQDAVSKQNLDDALSTLAQANADVASARAALETARINLNYTKMRAPIGGRVDASAVTVGALVTAEQTTALTTIRQLDPINVDVTQSSTNLLEFRRAVTDGRLKTSGDNVSVHLTLEDGSQYKETGKLEFAESSVAEAVGTITVRAVFPNPDRVLLPGMYVRATIQEGIAENSFLVPQRAVTRNTKGEPIAMFVTAEGKVQQRVLKVERSIGNSWLVNQGVADGDRVVVEGVQRIRDGQEVNVSPVTIDDATGELKQAAADSKPSTEQAGLEKTDTKAASGAQK; encoded by the coding sequence ATGTTGCTGGCAAGCTGCAACCAGCAGAATTCCGCCCAGAACACTACTCCCGTCGTCAAGACGGAAGTCAGCGCAATGGCGCTGCATCCGCAATCCGTCGCCATCACCGCCGAACTGCCTGGCCGCACCAGCGCCTACCTCGTCGCCGAAGTGCGGCCGCAGGTCGGTGGCATCATCCGCAGCCGCAACTTCAAGGAAGGCAGCGAGGTCAACGCGGGCGATGTCCTCTACGAGATCGATCCGGCCTCCTTCCAGGCATCCTATGACAGCGCCACTGCCGCCCTGCAAAAGGCGGAAGGAGCCGTGCCCAGCGCCCAGTCGAAAGTAGATCGCTATAAGAGCCTGACGGCGCAGGACGCGGTCAGCAAGCAAAATCTGGATGACGCACTTTCCACTTTGGCTCAGGCGAATGCCGACGTGGCATCGGCGAGAGCCGCCCTGGAGACGGCGCGTATCAATCTCAACTACACCAAGATGCGCGCGCCGATCGGCGGCCGCGTCGATGCTTCGGCCGTCACGGTCGGCGCCCTCGTCACTGCCGAGCAAACGACGGCGCTGACCACCATTCGTCAGCTCGATCCGATCAATGTCGATGTGACACAGTCGAGCACCAATCTGCTCGAATTCCGCCGCGCCGTCACCGACGGCCGGCTGAAGACAAGCGGCGACAATGTCTCCGTGCATCTGACGCTTGAAGACGGCAGCCAATACAAGGAAACCGGCAAGCTGGAGTTTGCGGAATCCTCCGTCGCCGAAGCCGTCGGCACCATTACCGTCCGCGCCGTCTTCCCCAATCCCGACCGTGTTCTGCTGCCCGGCATGTATGTGCGCGCGACTATTCAGGAAGGCATTGCCGAAAACAGCTTCCTGGTGCCGCAGCGCGCCGTGACGCGCAACACGAAGGGCGAACCGATCGCCATGTTCGTGACAGCCGAGGGCAAGGTGCAGCAGCGGGTCTTGAAGGTGGAGCGCAGCATCGGCAACAGCTGGCTCGTCAATCAAGGGGTCGCCGACGGCGATCGCGTTGTCGTCGAAGGCGTCCAGCGCATCCGCGACGGGCAGGAAGTCAATGTCTCTCCTGTGACCATCGATGATGCGACCGGCGAATTAAAGCAGGCCGCAGCCGACAGCAAGCCGTCAACGGAGCAGGCCGGGTTGGAAAAGACAGATACCAAAGCCGCCTCCGGCGCTCAGAAGTGA